DNA sequence from the Marinilongibacter aquaticus genome:
GAAAAATAAAACCAAAACCAGAACGATTGCGAGCTTTTTCCACATAGCACTAATTGTAATAAGGCGAAATCATTGCATAGGCAATCACGCCTGTTATAGAAACGTATAACCAAATAGGATAGGCAAATTTAACCAATTTCTTGTGTCGAGCGAAATCTCTGACATACGCAAAATAGAAGGCACGCAGCACCAAAGGCAAAACAATAAGCGAAAGTAAAATGTGGCTTATCAACACCACGTAATAAAAATACTTCAGGAAACCCTCCCCACCGTAAGAGGTCGAGTGGTTGGTGAGATGATACATCACATAGCTAATCAAAAAAGCACCACCCAGCACAAAGGCAGCTGTCATTACTTTCCGATGAGCTTCCCTGTTTTTCCGCTTGATTAGAGCATAGCCCACAAGCAACAGAATGGCCGTCAAAGAGTTGATCACGCCGTTCAAATGAGGCAAAAGTTTCGTCCATTCGCCCAAATCGGGTTTCGTTCGAATACCCAATAAAACGGCCACCGCCACCGGAATAACAATGGAAAGGACATTGATGGTCCTAAGTGATTTATTTTCCTTCATTCTTTTCTTGTTCGTCTAAAAGGATTTTCAGTTCCAATTGAAGCTTCTCCAAGTCATCGACGTCCGTTCCCGAGTAAATACCGCGTACGTAGTTGGCCGCATCCAAGAGAATAACTTTATCCGAATGTATAAAAGTTTCATCGATATCAACTATTGTAGAATCGTATTGACTGGCATCAGATACGGGCAATTTGAACTCGTGGATGCCCAAATCGTATATATATTTTTTCTCACCAGTTAGAAAATACCAATTGGGAGGATTCCCAAACTTTTCGGCATATTTCTTCAACACATTTGGCGTGTCGTTTTGTGGATCAACAGTAATGGAGAGGAATACGTGTTCTGCTTCGTTTGGCCTCAAATTCTTGTGTACTCTGGCCAAATTTTGATTCAATATTGGGCAAATCGTACCGCATCGACTAAAGAAAAAACTCACAGCCTTTACTTTCCCTTCAAAATCAGAAAGCGAATGGGCAGTGCTGTCTTGTCCTATAAGTTCGAAATCTACGATGCGATGGAAAAGCGTATCGCCAGCGGCGGTAGTCTGCACGTGCCCCGAAGCGTCCAATTCTGGAAAATAATAGGGTAGACTAAAATGGTTTTCACCAAAAAACTTCAGAAACAAAAAAACAAAAGCTGGGACAATCAGCACGAGGCCCAATATCCCAGCTTTTAAATATCTATTCGACATCTCGATTAATAGACCACAGATCCGATATATCCGCCTTCTAGCAATACCAATGCCACCAAGAACCAAATCACGAAGATCACCGGCAATACCACCGACCATATCATGGATTTCACCTCGTCTTTAAGGTGCATAAAAGTACCTACGATGTAAAATGATTTCACGAAAGTCAAAATGATAAAGGTTCCGATCTTAAACCATTTACCCGACAAGCTATTCGCCGATACGGTGAAAGCGATAAGGAATTCGAGGGCGGTAACGCCAAGCAAAATCCAGAACACTTTCCACAATTGCTTGGTTTGTGGTTTAATTCTTTCCGTAGGTGTATTTTCTATATGTGCTGCCATTTCAAATGTATGCTTTAACAATTAAACCAAATAAAAGAAGGTAAATACAAATACCCATACAAGATCTACAAAGTGCCAGTAAAGACCCACTTTCTCGATCATTTCGTAATGTCCTCTTTTCTCGTATACACCGTTCACTGTGTTATAGAATATCATAATATTCAAAACCACACCAGAGAACACGTGCGTGCCGTGGAAACCCGTAATGAAAAAGAAGAAATCGGCAAATGCAGGCGGGCCATACTCATTGTGCACCAAATTGGCACCACCCAAACCTGTACCGTGGATAAAGTGCGACCATTCCCAAGCCTGAGAACCCAAGAAAGTAAAGCCACCCAAAATCGTCCATAGCATCCATTTTTCCACATCGGCTTTATCTCTTCTGTGACCAGCTTCTACAGCCAACACCATGGTTACCGAGCTGAAAATAAGAATGAACGTCATGATCCCTACGAATACCAATGGAGCTGTAACGCCATGTAAGAACGGTACCGCTTCGAATACAAATTCGGGAATTGGCCACCAATGTTCTGAAGGCACAAAGTCATGGATCATTTGCCCAGGATGCACATCCAAGAAAGAAGGATAGCTAAAGCGAATCAATCCGTACGAGATCAATAAAGCTGAAAAAGTAAATGTATCTGATAAGAGGAAAATCCACATCATCAGTTTGCCATAACCTACTTTCATAGGCTGAACTCCACCTTTCCAGATCAAGTGCTCGGGAGTAGAAGAAGCATGTGTTGTTGCCATAAACGATTTGAAATTTACGAAATCAAGGCAAATTTAAACATCTTTTATAAATATGCCTCAATATCGGTTTAATGGTTAAAAAATTATCGGAAATAGATTAAAAACACGAACAAATAGACCCACAACAGGTCGAGAAAGTGCCAGTAGGTAGAGCATACCTCGATCTGAACCAAACTCTTGCTGTGAATCTTCATCTTAAAGGCGGCATTCAATGCAAACAAAAGCACTACCAGGCCAGTAATCAAGTGAAAGGCGTGCAAACCTGTTAGCACATAAAGGAAAGAACCGGATGGATTTCCTTTCAAATACACACCTTCGCTTTGCAGCTCTTGCCATCCAAAATACTGCATACACAAAAAGGCGATTCCGAAAGCAAAGGCCATTGAAATTGCCAAACGCAACTTCGAGAAGTCGTCGTTTCGGGCAAAACGCTGTGCCAAAAACATCATCACGCTACTGATCAAAAGCACGCCGGTACTCCAATAAAAAATAGTCGGTACCGCAAATTCGATCCAATTGCCTTCGGCACGGCGTACCAAATACGCTGAAGTTTGAGAAGCAAACAGCATCACAATGGTGATGATGAAAAGCCAAGTGATAAACTTAAACTTGTTTACCGTCAAAATAGGCTTTGCCTCTTCTTGAAATGAATTATTCACTGTCATCATAACTTATCAATTAAATAAGCTATTTGCACAATCGGCAAATAGATAAAAGAACCATACATCAAACGCAAAGCGGCCTTTGTGCTCACTTCACGCATAAGTTGAAATGTCTGTATCAAAAACAAAACGCCCAATAGCATGGCCAACATCGCTGAATATTCTCCCGTCATGCCCAAGAACATGGGTACCCAGCACAAGGGCAACAACACTACTGTATACATCATAATCTGGATGGCCGAGTTGATGTTTCTTCCGCCCGAAGAAGGCAACAATTTGAAACCTGCCTTTTTATAATCGTCGTCCAAAACCCAAGCAATAGCCCAGAAGTGCGGGAATTGCCAGAAAAATTGAATTGCGAAAAGAATACCCGGCTCGAAACCGAATTGATTCGTAGCCGCCAACCAGCCGATCATTGGAGGAAATGCACCTGGCAAAGCCCCTACCGCCACGGCCACTGGGCCCTTTCTTTTTAAAGGCGTATAGACAAAACCATAAAGCACAAAACTCAAAAGAGCTATCCCCATGGCTTTGGCATT
Encoded proteins:
- a CDS encoding DUF420 domain-containing protein — encoded protein: MKENKSLRTINVLSIVIPVAVAVLLGIRTKPDLGEWTKLLPHLNGVINSLTAILLLVGYALIKRKNREAHRKVMTAAFVLGGAFLISYVMYHLTNHSTSYGGEGFLKYFYYVVLISHILLSLIVLPLVLRAFYFAYVRDFARHKKLVKFAYPIWLYVSITGVIAYAMISPYYN
- a CDS encoding SCO family protein, giving the protein MSNRYLKAGILGLVLIVPAFVFLFLKFFGENHFSLPYYFPELDASGHVQTTAAGDTLFHRIVDFELIGQDSTAHSLSDFEGKVKAVSFFFSRCGTICPILNQNLARVHKNLRPNEAEHVFLSITVDPQNDTPNVLKKYAEKFGNPPNWYFLTGEKKYIYDLGIHEFKLPVSDASQYDSTIVDIDETFIHSDKVILLDAANYVRGIYSGTDVDDLEKLQLELKILLDEQEKNEGK
- a CDS encoding cytochrome C oxidase subunit IV family protein, which codes for MAAHIENTPTERIKPQTKQLWKVFWILLGVTALEFLIAFTVSANSLSGKWFKIGTFIILTFVKSFYIVGTFMHLKDEVKSMIWSVVLPVIFVIWFLVALVLLEGGYIGSVVY
- a CDS encoding cytochrome c oxidase subunit 3, producing MATTHASSTPEHLIWKGGVQPMKVGYGKLMMWIFLLSDTFTFSALLISYGLIRFSYPSFLDVHPGQMIHDFVPSEHWWPIPEFVFEAVPFLHGVTAPLVFVGIMTFILIFSSVTMVLAVEAGHRRDKADVEKWMLWTILGGFTFLGSQAWEWSHFIHGTGLGGANLVHNEYGPPAFADFFFFITGFHGTHVFSGVVLNIMIFYNTVNGVYEKRGHYEMIEKVGLYWHFVDLVWVFVFTFFYLV
- a CDS encoding cytochrome c oxidase subunit 3; translated protein: MMTVNNSFQEEAKPILTVNKFKFITWLFIITIVMLFASQTSAYLVRRAEGNWIEFAVPTIFYWSTGVLLISSVMMFLAQRFARNDDFSKLRLAISMAFAFGIAFLCMQYFGWQELQSEGVYLKGNPSGSFLYVLTGLHAFHLITGLVVLLFALNAAFKMKIHSKSLVQIEVCSTYWHFLDLLWVYLFVFLIYFR
- the cyoE gene encoding heme o synthase translates to MNAATSSNIFMEKARAYFDLTKFRLSATVVFSAAVGFVLGSVVLNYGQLALFALASFLTTAAANVVNQILERDVDKLMKRTADRPLPSGRLSVNEAMVFAAICLVVSQTILLTAFNAKAMGIALLSFVLYGFVYTPLKRKGPVAVAVGALPGAFPPMIGWLAATNQFGFEPGILFAIQFFWQFPHFWAIAWVLDDDYKKAGFKLLPSSGGRNINSAIQIMMYTVVLLPLCWVPMFLGMTGEYSAMLAMLLGVLFLIQTFQLMREVSTKAALRLMYGSFIYLPIVQIAYLIDKL